The proteins below are encoded in one region of Leptotrichia sp. oral taxon 218:
- a CDS encoding exodeoxyribonuclease V subunit beta: protein MKKQESNKIILKASAGTGKTYRLSLEYIYNLLKNIDFKNIVVVTFTKKATAEIKERIFDFLYQVAFEKSKGIELKKNLKEIYNLSEDDFDKEKLQNIYFEMLKNKEDIRIYTIDSFTNRIFKQAIAPYFEISSFETLDSESSDFYEKIFKKIMDNENYYKKFEFLIEEVGEKKEIKNYVKIIEELVEFQKKYVIAKDFELKEEKQKKQESDKKVLEVFDFLTPLQEIYSEVKIFSEEKGKNISECFNDKLFEIFDQIKKESENSSEKKIEIVVKNLEKLLDSKIKNYYNGKFIRKKELTETLQELQKNFLDKFSKYILKNKVYPFHNKLKEFCEFLYDLVRREKISSKKFTHDDISIYTYEFIFDKNLKFIKNNKFTQDFFEIIGGNIDTIMVDEFQDTSILQWKILKLIMDCAKNVICVGDEKQSIYGWRDGEKELFENLDEIVDGSKVETLKKSYRSYKAVIENVNKIYCDYDEKSNWNYEKVDYKSEDAEYQKGYFEFEINELEDKKSPTEKRIFKNIIQMVENKEIKNLGKSCIIAGKNKYLSEIASELNAHNIPYTLKSNKSILEHSAVNPIYRLIKYFLYNNFQYLLEFLRSDLIGCLNSHVKYILENKNIIEIFMKNSKEEDFDLFLENFDFNFDFEKNKNENTKNININIERIEKSERKREKESEREYEREEEKSRKEEIKDEKIEKKYEDKKEEIKIEDKEKEKDKEIKIKKEELLKYKKINLIERNGFLFSDVLSKIKKLKKLSENLNSKTKKENFSLEVIKDFEITNFYSTNSDIKNIFEFFNILKSHTDLFDFINYIEEKKKR from the coding sequence ATGAAAAAGCAGGAAAGTAATAAAATAATATTAAAAGCGAGTGCAGGAACAGGAAAGACTTATAGACTGTCGCTTGAGTATATTTACAATTTATTAAAAAATATAGACTTTAAAAATATCGTTGTCGTAACTTTTACAAAAAAGGCAACTGCGGAAATAAAAGAGCGGATTTTTGATTTTTTGTATCAAGTCGCTTTTGAAAAAAGTAAAGGAATTGAGTTAAAAAAAAATCTGAAAGAAATTTATAATTTGAGTGAAGATGATTTTGATAAGGAAAAATTGCAGAATATTTATTTTGAAATGTTGAAAAATAAAGAAGATATTAGAATTTACACAATTGACAGTTTTACAAACAGAATTTTTAAACAGGCGATTGCTCCTTATTTTGAAATTTCGAGTTTTGAAACTCTTGACAGTGAGAGCAGTGATTTTTATGAAAAAATATTTAAGAAAATTATGGACAACGAAAATTATTATAAAAAATTTGAGTTTTTGATTGAAGAAGTTGGAGAAAAAAAAGAAATTAAAAATTATGTAAAAATCATTGAAGAGCTTGTGGAATTTCAAAAAAAATATGTTATTGCAAAAGATTTTGAGTTAAAAGAAGAAAAACAAAAAAAACAAGAAAGTGACAAAAAAGTTTTAGAAGTATTTGATTTTTTGACGCCGCTTCAAGAAATTTATTCTGAAGTAAAAATATTTTCTGAAGAAAAAGGGAAAAATATTTCTGAATGTTTTAATGACAAACTTTTTGAAATTTTTGACCAAATAAAAAAAGAAAGTGAAAATTCTTCTGAAAAAAAAATAGAAATTGTGGTTAAAAATTTGGAAAAACTTTTAGATTCTAAAATAAAAAATTATTATAACGGAAAGTTTATTCGGAAAAAAGAATTAACAGAAACTTTGCAAGAACTTCAAAAAAACTTTTTAGATAAATTTTCAAAATATATTTTAAAAAATAAAGTTTATCCGTTTCACAATAAATTAAAAGAATTTTGTGAATTTTTGTATGATTTGGTCCGAAGAGAAAAAATTTCTTCCAAAAAATTTACGCACGACGATATTTCGATTTATACTTACGAATTCATTTTTGACAAAAATTTAAAATTTATAAAAAATAATAAATTTACTCAAGATTTTTTTGAAATAATTGGTGGAAATATTGATACAATTATGGTCGATGAATTTCAGGACACAAGCATTTTGCAGTGGAAAATTTTAAAGCTCATAATGGACTGCGCTAAAAATGTAATTTGCGTGGGAGATGAAAAACAAAGTATTTATGGTTGGCGTGACGGAGAAAAAGAGCTTTTTGAAAATCTTGACGAAATAGTTGACGGCTCGAAAGTGGAAACTTTGAAAAAATCGTACAGAAGTTATAAAGCGGTTATTGAAAATGTAAACAAAATTTATTGCGATTATGATGAAAAAAGCAATTGGAATTATGAAAAAGTTGATTATAAATCTGAAGATGCTGAATACCAAAAAGGTTATTTTGAGTTTGAAATAAATGAGTTGGAAGATAAAAAGTCGCCAACTGAAAAGAGAATTTTTAAAAATATTATTCAAATGGTGGAAAATAAAGAGATTAAAAATCTTGGAAAAAGTTGTATAATCGCTGGAAAAAATAAATATTTATCTGAAATCGCAAGTGAATTGAATGCTCATAATATTCCATATACTTTGAAGAGTAACAAGTCAATTTTGGAGCACAGTGCAGTTAATCCAATTTATAGACTTATAAAATATTTTTTATACAATAACTTTCAATATTTGTTAGAATTTCTTCGTTCAGATTTAATCGGATGTCTGAATAGCCATGTGAAATATATTTTAGAAAATAAAAATATTATTGAAATTTTTATGAAAAATTCAAAAGAAGAAGATTTTGATTTGTTTTTAGAAAATTTTGATTTTAATTTTGATTTTGAAAAAAATAAAAATGAAAATACTAAAAATATAAATATAAATATTGAAAGAATAGAAAAAAGTGAAAGAAAAAGAGAAAAAGAAAGTGAAAGAGAATATGAAAGAGAAGAAGAAAAATCAAGAAAAGAAGAAATAAAAGATGAAAAAATAGAAAAAAAATATGAAGATAAAAAAGAAGAAATAAAAATAGAAGATAAAGAAAAAGAAAAAGATAAAGAAATAAAAATAAAAAAAGAAGAATTATTGAAATATAAAAAAATAAATTTAATTGAAAGAAATGGCTTTTTATTTTCGGATGTTTTGAGTAAAATAAAAAAATTAAAAAAATTGTCTGAAAACTTAAATTCAAAAACAAAAAAAGAAAATTTTTCGCTAGAAGTTATAAAAGATTTTGAGATAACAAATTTTTATTCAACAAATAGCGACATAAAAAATATTTTTGAATTTTTCAATATTTTAAAAAGTCACACAGATTTATTTGACTTTATAAATTATATCGAAGAAAAAAAGAAGAGATAA
- a CDS encoding 3'-5' exonuclease: MKQFGSEDKNAINLMTVHKSKGLEFDTVFYYKCKRMSKSSRNETSKIKTFIQFDRNFEKVTEFLVTLKKYEKLILKDEKYKKIRELEEEKERIEEINRDYVALTRAKKNLILLFDIKKSGGKYCDELTKKLTEKYSKDCSEDCLNECEKYSAGKIYEEIRENKENKKNGEKKEKRENREDREKENEKKEKEKK; encoded by the coding sequence ATAAAGCAATTTGGAAGTGAGGATAAAAACGCAATAAATCTTATGACGGTGCATAAATCAAAAGGACTAGAATTTGATACGGTTTTTTATTATAAATGTAAGAGAATGAGCAAAAGTTCCCGAAATGAAACATCAAAAATAAAGACATTTATTCAATTTGACAGAAATTTTGAAAAAGTTACGGAATTTTTGGTGACTTTGAAAAAATATGAAAAATTGATTTTAAAAGATGAAAAATATAAAAAAATCAGAGAATTGGAAGAAGAAAAAGAAAGAATTGAAGAAATTAACAGAGATTATGTGGCACTTACAAGAGCCAAGAAAAATCTGATTTTGCTGTTTGACATAAAAAAATCAGGTGGGAAATATTGCGATGAATTAACTAAAAAATTGACTGAAAAATATTCAAAAGATTGTTCAGAAGATTGCTTAAATGAATGTGAAAAGTATTCAGCTGGAAAAATTTATGAAGAAATCAGAGAAAATAAAGAAAATAAAAAAAATGGAGAAAAAAAAGAAAAAAGAGAAAATAGAGAAGATAGAGAAAAAGAAAATGAAAAAAAAGAGAAAGAAAAAAAATAA
- a CDS encoding PD-(D/E)XK nuclease family protein: MLDLKKILPYFSDNITKNDRNASKINLEKEFKRKKGLAMHYYFEHILTDVENEKKVANSAIFSRYGNMIGKNNIFEMIERMEKFIEKNLEIYDPKYKVYNEFEIFDDEKMEKKIIDRINIDEKNKKIYIFDYKTGYEPEKNEKYKEQIENYKRILEKKVGKSYEIITKILEV; this comes from the coding sequence ATGTTAGATTTAAAAAAAATTCTTCCATATTTTTCAGATAATATTACAAAAAATGATAGAAATGCCAGTAAGATTAATTTGGAAAAAGAATTTAAAAGAAAAAAGGGACTTGCAATGCATTATTATTTTGAACATATTTTAACAGATGTGGAAAATGAAAAGAAAGTTGCAAATTCAGCAATTTTTAGCCGTTATGGAAATATGATTGGGAAAAATAACATTTTTGAGATGATTGAGCGTATGGAAAAATTTATTGAAAAAAATCTTGAAATTTACGATCCAAAATATAAAGTTTATAATGAATTTGAAATTTTTGACGATGAAAAGATGGAAAAAAAAATAATAGATAGAATTAATATCGATGAAAAAAATAAGAAAATTTATATTTTTGACTACAAAACAGGTTATGAACCTGAAAAAAATGAAAAATATAAAGAGCAAATAGAAAATTACAAAAGAATTTTAGAAAAAAAAGTTGGAAAAAGTTATGAAATTATAACAAAAATCTTAGAAGTATAA
- the rpmG gene encoding 50S ribosomal protein L33: MRVQVILECTETKLRHYVTTKNKKTHPERLEMRKYNPVLKRHSLYREVK; the protein is encoded by the coding sequence ATGAGAGTACAAGTAATTTTAGAGTGCACTGAAACTAAGTTGAGACATTATGTTACAACTAAAAATAAAAAAACTCATCCAGAAAGATTGGAAATGAGAAAATATAATCCAGTGCTAAAAAGACATTCTCTTTACAGAGAAGTAAAATAA
- the secE gene encoding preprotein translocase subunit SecE, protein MGKFNLGESLKNLREEYKKIYWPSREEVYHVTVIVILITIFIALYTLLFDTAFSFVLTNVSNIIKNFIGGA, encoded by the coding sequence ATGGGTAAATTTAATTTAGGAGAAAGTCTAAAAAATTTGCGTGAAGAATATAAAAAAATATATTGGCCTAGTAGGGAAGAAGTTTATCATGTAACTGTAATTGTAATTTTAATAACAATTTTTATAGCACTTTATACACTTCTTTTTGATACAGCATTTAGTTTTGTATTGACCAATGTGAGCAACATTATAAAAAATTTTATAGGAGGCGCGTAA
- the nusG gene encoding transcription termination/antitermination protein NusG, with amino-acid sequence MTEKNENENEIVYEKKWYIIHTYSGYEKKVATDLEKRIESLDLTDRVFRILVPEEEVLEEKRGKMVKVSRKLFPSYVMIEMLSVKEENELGLGYRVDSDAWYVIRNTNGVTGFVGVGSDPIPLSDEEAQELLAKVGIDIINGDTVEKGPRYNIDFKVGEKVIIKKDSFLDQEGEISAIDDINGKVTVMLEVFGRQTPVELEYTEIAKLDY; translated from the coding sequence TTGACTGAAAAAAATGAAAATGAAAATGAAATTGTATACGAAAAAAAATGGTATATAATTCATACTTATTCTGGTTACGAAAAAAAAGTAGCAACAGATTTGGAAAAAAGAATCGAATCATTGGATTTAACAGATAGAGTTTTTAGAATTTTAGTACCTGAAGAAGAAGTATTAGAAGAAAAACGAGGAAAAATGGTAAAAGTTTCAAGAAAATTATTTCCTAGTTATGTAATGATTGAAATGCTATCTGTGAAAGAAGAAAATGAATTAGGATTAGGTTACCGTGTTGACAGTGATGCTTGGTATGTTATAAGAAATACTAACGGAGTTACTGGATTTGTAGGAGTTGGAAGTGATCCAATACCGCTATCTGACGAAGAAGCACAAGAGTTACTTGCTAAAGTTGGAATTGATATAATAAATGGCGATACAGTTGAAAAAGGACCTAGATATAATATTGATTTTAAAGTTGGAGAAAAAGTAATTATTAAAAAAGATTCATTCTTGGATCAAGAAGGAGAAATTTCAGCTATTGACGACATAAATGGAAAAGTAACTGTCATGCTAGAAGTATTTGGGAGACAAACGCCAGTAGAACTTGAATACACAGAAATTGCAAAATTAGACTATTAA